The nucleotide window AAGCTTCGGACATGCTGGATAGCACGCCGCTTAACGCAATGCCGTAAACCGTTATGGGCAATACTAAAAATATGCACAACCAACGGGTACTTAAAGGTATCCTGAACGGGCGCTCGCGATGCGGCTCTTTTAGCCGCAATTTTATTAGTGATATATATTCCAGGAACAACCCCGCGCCATAAACCGTAACATCAATGATCAGCAGGTCGCCAAAGCTCCAGAAGCACATCAGGCTAATAACTACCGAGCAAACTATGATAGATACATAAGGTGTATTAAACCGCGGATGCAGAGAATGCAACCGGGTTGGTAAAAATTGATCGTCGGCCATTACTTTAGGTAACCGCGATACCGAAAGTAAATTTGCCGCGTATAAGCCAAGCGTACTGGCCAGTCCGGCTATGGCAATGATAGATCCCAGCCAACGCCCGTTAATAAGCGTGCCTAAAGCGGGTAACCCCTCGTTAGCAAAAACGGTATAATCAATGCCGGATAACAACGCAGTTATAATTACACCGCAGTAAATAACCATTACTAAAATGAAGGCTAAAAAAATCGATACAAAATAGGCGCGTTCGGGTTTTTCAACTTCTTCGGCATAAGTGGTTACATTATCCCAGCCAAAACAATTCCACATTACCGTGTAAATGCCCAGCCCTAATGACGGGTAAGCAATCCCTTTTAATGATGGTGCAGGTAATAAAAAACCACCGGTATGATGCTGTGCAAATACTGCAAAAAGTATAATAAATGGCAGCAATACAACTACACTTAATGCCAGCGCCACCCGCCCAACGGGCACAATGCCCCAAATATTCAATGCCGCGGATGACCAAACAATAACCAGGCAAACGGGTATTTTGTAAGTTTCTATCCCCGGAAAAAAGAATGCAGCGTATTGGATAAACAATACCGGATAGATGGCAAGGTCGGCAAAGGTATATAACCAGGTCCACCAACCTTCGTAAAATCCCCAGCGTTTACCCAATGCATGCTTAACCCATTGATAATAGCCGCCGGTTACGGGCATCATCCCATTTAGTTCAAGTACGGTGAATATAGCAGGGATATCCCATAATATTGGGGTTACTAATAACAATAACAGGGCGCCATGTTGATGTACATAGCCTAATAAAGGCTCGAGCCCGTAAGGGCCGCCTGATACGGTAAAGAAGATAACCGCGATGAGTTGCAGCGGGCGGATTTTACGATGTTTTTTTTCAGCAGGCATTTAGGGCTTGAAAATATAATTTATTTTAAAGATTCGGGCACTGATAAATCATCATGTTGAATAATATAGTCTGCCTTGCCTTCACCATAACAAATATATTGTCCCATGCGTATAAACAAACTAATTAGGTGTTATTGGCTAACATTACAAACAATTGTAACCGGCAGTAAATAAATAGCATTAATTGAATATAATTTACCTATTATTGAAATTAAATAAACACTATTGATTTATTTGTGTTACTGAAAATGATGTTAGGCACAAAATGCCTAATGATTAAATTAAAACTTGATGAAAATTTTTGTTGGAAGTCTTCCCTACAAGGTAGAGGAAGCTGATTTACAGGAACTATTTGAAGCTTACGGCGAAGTTGGTTCTGTTAAGATTATTACTGACCGCGAAACCGGCAGAAGTAAAGGTTTCGGATTTATTGAAATGACTGATGACGAGTCTGCACAAAAAGCAATTGACGGCCTTAACGGCACCGAAATTGGTGGCAGAACAATTGCAGTTAGCCAGGCAGAAGAAAGGAAACCAGGCGCAGGCGGTGATCGTCGCGGTGGTGGTGGCGGCTTCGGCGGCGGCAGAAGCGGCGGCTATGGCGGCGGTGGAAACCGTGGCGGTGGCGGCGGCTACCAAAAAGACAGCAACCGCGGTGGCGGTCGTTGGAACTAAATCAACAGTCATTTATTAAATTTTGTAAATAGTACTTCCAATAAGGATACTTACATACCAGGCCCGTTTAAATTTAGGTTTAAACGGGTTTTTTGTTCCCTTTCAACCTGTTTTGATCCCATGTAAAGCAGTTCCTCTGATAATGTACGATCTCATCATCCCCTGCCAACTGATTTGCCGTTTATTTGAAGTTGGGGTTACAGCAAATTAAAAAAGTAATTTTAGACGGCAAATAACCGTAGGATTACTCCAATATTTACGCAGGCCTAACGCTGCCAATTAGGTAAATATTGACCTATTCCTGTTGGGCGACGGTTTTAACACGCTGCTATTTTTCAAAGAACTTACTACAATATACCGAATTTCAAAGGGAATAAAAAGCGATTTTTTCGAATAATCTGGAATAAAACACCAGCCCCTTCGAATAATAATAAATAATTATAAATAAATTTAAGATGATATCGCTTGCACAGATACTACAATAATGGGGACTTTGCAGCCGGTTGCCCCCGCCTTTAAACAAAAAAAGCTTGCGGGGTATAACTCCCGCAAGCCCTAAACTTATTATTGATCCTAATATTAAGCCGCCATAGAATAGAATAACACTTGTATGCGTGCGTTGATCTCGTCTAACCGATCGTGTGCATCAGCGCCGGTAAGCTGGCCGCGGCCGTAACTGGCTAACAAAGTGCGCATTTTAGCACAGGTTTGCTGCCTGATCAGGCTTATTTCAACAGATCTGAAATATGGATGGCTATCTACATTCTGAAGTGCATTTTCTATTTGTGCTACTTTTTGTAATAAGCTACGATAGGTGTACAAGTAATCCAGGTCACCACCAGCAGCTCCCCTTACTCTGCCAGGTTTTGTTTCTTTTACAGCTGTATACAAAAAAGTAAATCCCCATAAGGCCAGGATAAGTATAACACAAATGATAGCTTCCATATCTTTAATATTTATTTCTGAAATAGTTAGTGTTACCCTTTTAAACGGTAATATTTCCAAAAGGTTATCCAATAATTAAAAAAACAAGTAATTATTTTACATCCTAATAGGAATAGTATGGAAATACGCTAAGATTGAATAAACTTTCCGCCCAATTTCATTTTTTTTAAAACCATATTACCCCTCGTATGGCGGCGATGAGAGCTGCCAGCTATAACTAATACCGAATCGTTTAGGCTGATTATCCGGTAATGTGTAGTATAATTAAAGGGGATTACTACATGGTTTTTATAGGTTAGTGCAAGCTGCCCGTCTTCAACTTCCCAGGTTTGGGCTTCTCGCAGAGGGCTGTCGCTGCCTGCTTCCGTATCGGTAAATGTGCCATCGGGTTTAAAATGGTAGCGCTCGTAGTTATATTTTTCGCCAGTGGTCATCCATTGGCCGCAAAGCATTTTTTCTTTGGGCGTATTATGCGGCCGGTTTTGGCAGGCACATAAACACAGGCCCGTTAAAATAACTATTATTAGTTTCCTCATTGTTTTACAGTTTAACCTTTTTGGCCGGTGTCGGTTGTTTAGCATTAGGGCTTAAGTGAATAAAATTAGGAAATTTCGTTAAGTTTCGCAGAGTCTCTCGGAGAGGACCTGTGGGACGCAACGATAAAACCACTCACTGACACCGCTCTGTTTGCCGGAAGATTGCTTCGTCCCTCGCAATGAGGGATGGTGAGAATTGGATATAACAAAAAAAGGGCATGATCCTAAAATCATGCCCTTCCTTCTATATTTAACTTAAGACTTAAAACGCAGTACTTAAGTCTTAGTAACGGTAATAATCTGCCTTAAACGGACCTTCAACGGTTACACCAATGTATTCGGCTTGCTCCTGGTCAAGTACTTCCAGTTCAACACCAATTTTGGCTAAGTGCAAGCGTGCTACTTTTTCGTCAAGGTGTTTAGGTAATACGTAAACTTTGTTTTCGTATTGGTCTGTATTTGTCCAAAGCTCTAATTGGGCCAAAGTTTGGTTGGTGAAGCTGTTACTCATTACAAAACTTGGGTGACCAGTTGCGCAACCTAAGTTAACCAGGCGGCCTTCGGCTAAAACAATTACGTCTTTACCGTTAATGGTATACTTATCAACCTGTGGCTTAATTTCAACTTTGGTATTTCCATAAGCTTTGTTTAACCAGGCCATGTCAATCTCGTTATCAAAGTGGCCGATGTTACAAACAATAGCTTTGTCCTTCATCGCACGGAAGTGTTCCTCGCGTACAATGTTGAGGTTACCTGTAGCGGTAACTACAATATCAGCCTCGGCAATAGCGGTTGAAAGTTTTTTCACTTCAAAGCCTTCCATTGCAGCCTGCAATGCACAAATTGGGTCAATTTCGGTAACTATAACGCGTACACCGGCGTTACGTAATGAATCGGCGCTACCTTTACCCACATCGCCATAACCGCAAACAATACCTACTTTACCGGCCATCATAACATCGGTAGCACGGCGGATGGCGTCAACTAACGATTCGCGACAGCCGTATTTGTTATCGAATTTCGATTTGGTAACCGAATCGTTAATATTAATAGCCGGGATTGGCAATGTGCCGTTTTTCATGCGCTCGTATAAACGGTGCACGCCGGTGGTAGTTTCTTCTGATAAGCCTTTAATACCGGCAACCAGTTCCGGGTAACGGTCAAACACCATGTTGGTTAAATCGCCGCCATCATCTAATATCATGTTTAATGGCTTGCGGTCTTCGCCAAAGAATAAAGTTTGCTCTATACACCAGTCAAACTCCTGCTCGTTCAGGCCTTTCCAGGCATATACAGATATACCGGCAGCAGCAATAGCGGCAGCAGCGTGATCTTGTGTCGAGAAGATATTACATGATGACCAGGTAACTTCGGCACCCAGCGCAACCAGTGTTTCAATTAATACAGCGGTTTGTATAGTCATGTGTAAGCAGCCTGCAATACGTGCGCCTTTAAGCGGTTGCGATGGGCCGTACTCGGCGCGCAGGGCCATTAAGCCTGGCATTTCTGCTTCGGCCAGTTCAATTTCTTTGCGGCCCCATTCGGCAAGCGAAAGGTCTTTTACTTTGTATTTAACAAAAGCGGTTTCTACTGATGACATCGTATTATTTTTTTTTGAACTGCAAAATTACGCAATAGGTTTATGAAAATGAAATCGTGAGGATGGGTAAGGCTTTAGTGTTAATTTCTTTCAGATAAGCGGTTATAAATTACACCTGCAATTAACATGCATATAAAAGGCACAAAAGCTAAACAGCCATTAATTAAAGACATGTTATCATGATAGGGTAAAATATCAATACATATAAACGTTAAAAGTAAAGTCAGCCAATAAACAACAGTTAAAACCGTTTTTTGACGCGCAGATGCTTTGTAGATTGAAATAAATATGAAGAAAATAATTATAGATACCGGTATGATAAGTAACGTAAGCAAAGCCTCTTCTCCGTGCGCTAACGCAACAAAAGGGATTATTGATAACACGATAAATAAAATCAACTTTTTGTTGGTCATGAGTTAGAAAAGCAGTGATTATGCTGTTTTAATGGTCGTTCCTGCTATCCGTTACAAATCCTCACTACGCTGCGCTTTGTCCGGGCTTTCCACTGCTATCTGGTTTATGCTGAAAGGTTGTGTCATTTACAATGCGCTAATGACAGCGCTGCGAAATGACCAATGGCCAATTAAGCCATACTCAGGCTGCCGTTATACACGGCGCCAGCATCAACCTGTATCCGGGCTGTGGTTATTTTGCCGGTTATTTTACCCGTACTGCGAATTTCTAATACGTCAGTAGTAATATCTCCATCAATATGGCCGTAAACCACCATTTGTTTGGTTTGTACATTGCCCTGAATGTTCCCTTTTTCGCCCAGTATCAAACCCTGTTCAATAGTTACATTCCCGTTTATCTGCCCGTCAATACGCACAAATGCCGGGGCATTTAGGTTGCCTTCAATTACGCAACCTTCGCTCACGATGCTCGATATGGTCTGCTGATCTAACTCCACGCTTCCGTTCTTTTTAAAAAGGGCCATAAATGCTATGTAGGATAATTTAACTGTTCACAGTAAGGTACTTTACCGGGTTTACGGGTTTGCCGTTCTTTCGTACTTCATAATGCAAATGCGCACCGGTTGAGTGGCCGGTTGAACCCACTGCACCTATTCTGTCACCAACTTCTACTTTCTGGCCCACCTTTACTTCAATACGCGAAAGGTGCCCGTATAAGGTTTCCAGTCCGCCAATGTGCTGTATGCGGATGCATTTACCATAGCCGCCAAACCAGCCGGCAAAAACTACCGTACCTGTAGCGGTGCATTTTACACCATCGCCTTTTTGGCCTTTAAAATCAATCCCGGGGTGAAACTCTGCAGCGCCATTATCAAACGGATCACTGCGATAACCAAAAAACGAAGTGAAGGAACTGATGCGCGGGTAACCCAGGGGCGTAGCGGCCATAGTTTTGGTTAACCTGCCCAGATATTCATCATACAGCGAATATTTTTCTTTATCGGTCAGCTTAGCCGATTCGGTATCGCCATTGCCGCCTACGCTTTTGGTTGAAAAGCCCGGCAAGCCGCGTTTGCGCAGGTAGCCGTTGATCTTTTGCAGTTTGTTTTCAATAGCCTGGATGTATGACTGGGCGGTTTCTTTATCTTTATCGGCTTTGTTAACTTCCTTTACAGGCAGCTGCCCTTTAAGGCTAACTATCTGTGCCATTAGTCGTTGCTTTTCCTGTTCCTGCTTTTGGTTTTGCTTATTCAGGTAAATTATGGTGCCCGACAGGCAAATAATTATGCCTAATACGCCTAAAACATAATGTTTAAACCTGCTAATATGCTTTGTTTTGATCTGAAGGGTTTTAGTACCATGCTGGTTCTTATTCAGAATAATTACAGTACTTACATCTTTTCGTTTAGCGTTCATTCAAATACAATTAGGAGGTGCAATATAATAACCTCGTATTAAAAATCCATATTCAATTGGTATGAAATGGTATATGCATAGCTGTATTGATATTAATTCAGCGTCAGATATTCTTTAGGGTTAACAGGCTTACCGTTGCGGCGCACTTCGTAATGCAGGTGCGAGCCGGTTGAACGGCCGGTTGATCCGACTTTGCCAATCACGTCGCCCACACTAACTTTCTGACCGGGGTGCACATTAATATGCGATAGGTGCCCGTATAGGGTTTCCAGGTTGTTAATGTGTTTAATGCGGATACAATTGCCATAACCACCATTTGGCCCGGCCGATTCTACAGTGCCGTTGGCGGTACATTTAACCGGGTCGCCAGTTTTGCCGCGAAAATCAATACCGGGATGAAACTCGCTGTTACCAAAATCAAACGGGTTGCCGCGATAACCAAAAAACGATGTAAAAGCGCTCATCCGCGGGTAGCCCATAGGCATAAAAGCCACGTTGTTAACCAAACGTGTCAGATAGCTATCGTATTTTGAATAGATCTGCGCGGTGGCCTCTTTACTGTCGTTTTTTTTTGCAGGGGCAATATGCTTAAAACTAAAGCCATGCAAACCGCGCTTACTTAGGTAATTATTAATTTTAGTCAGCTTTTGCTCAATGCTGCCAATATAGGTCATGGCCTTTTCATCACTGGATTGCTGCTTGTTGTTTACCGAATCAAGCGCCATTGCTTCCTGGCCCAGTTGCTGATGCAACGAATTGATCTGCGCTACCAGTTGTGCTTTTTCGTTAGCCTGCTCTTCGGTTTTATGCGATAGGTTTATCACAATGCTAAACAGGGTTACGGCGCCTAAAAGGGTTATGCCGGTTAATGTTTTTAATCGCTTAAGATTTTTAGTCTTAATGTGGATAGTATCAGCTAAGGGTTGCTGCGATGACTTTTTCGTAAAAAAATTCCTCCTCAAATACATCTGTTTCAAGTTCATGCAATAATTAAATCAATAGTTTAAAAACAATTTAACCGTTGTGTTTGTTACGCACGTTGGTCAAGGTTCAAGTTAAACGGAAAAGGTCAGCATAATGTTATAATTCGGGTAAAAAAGTTTATTGGATATATTTTTAATATTTTTGTACTTGTAAAAAAAGAGCATAAAAAATGATGTACCCAGAATATTTAGTAGCCCCAATGCGGGAAGAATTGACCAAAGTTGGTTTTACCGAATTGAAAGACGCGGAAGCTGTAACCCAGGCCATTGAAAGTGAAGGAACTGTATTTGTGATGGTAAACTCGGTATGTGGTTGTGCTGCTGCTAACGCGCGCCCCGCAGCACGTATGGCTGCCGCTAACGAAAAGCACCCCGATAAACTGGTAACCGTATTTGCCGGTATGGAAAAAGATGCAGTTGATAAAGCCCGTGCTTATATGTTGCCATACCCGCCGTCGTCACCATCAATGGCATTGTTTAAGGATGGCAAATTAGTGCACATTATAGAGCGCCACCAAATTGAAGGCCGCCCGGCACAAATGATAGCCGATAACCTGATCGGCGCGTTTGAGCAGTATTGCTAAATAGTGATTAGTTAATTGGTGATTAGAGGTAGTTACCAACCGAAATAACAAAAGCCCGATGTGTTTGCATCGGGCTTTTGTGTTTTAATCATGTCATTGCGAGCGTAGCGTGGCAATCCCCAATAAGCAGAGCTGCTCTGTAAGCCGGGGATTGCCACGTCGTTTCACTCCTCGCAATGACGCGGGGTGGTGAAATAAATTTTATTTATCGCTAAGCATTATCGGGTTACCCTTGCCTCCCATTATAATCACCTTGGTATTTGGCGATAGGGCAATTTCTTTTTGTGCTTTTATAGCCTCGTACTGCAATTGCTTGTCGGACAGACCTGTGCTTAATATCTTTTGATAATCGGCAATACCCTGCGCTTCTACACGCTTCCGGTCGGCCTCCTGGCGTTCCTTTTGCAGCACAAACTGCATTTTCTGTGCTTCCTGCTCGGCGTTTATTTTCGATTCGATACTGGCTTTTACCGATTGGGGCAGGCTGATGTTGCGCACCAGTATTTGTTGCACCCGTAAACCATTCTGCTCAAAATTTTTGCTGATAGTGCTGTTGATCTTATTCTGGAATTCCTGGCGTTTGGTTGAATAAAGATCGACTGCCTGGTAAGCCACTGCATTATCGCGCAGGGCGGTGCGGGTAACCGGACGAACAATTTTATCCTTAAAATCGACACCGATATTTTGCATAATAAAAGGTGTTTTGTAAGGGATAACGTTATACAGCACGGACAGGTCGATAGTTACTTCTAATCCATCGGATGATAATACGCGGATAGCGTCGTCGCCCTGTACATCCCCCTCGTTATGGGTGCCGCTCATAGTGTAATTCTGGGTTTGGATATCGAAGGTAGTAACATCAACCAGCGGATTGATCACGTGAAGTCCGCTTTCCAAAACATTGTCCTGCACCTTGCCGAACAACACCTGTACGCCTACTTTACCGGGTTCAATAGTTTTAAAACACGATAACAAAAGGCCAAGTACAAAAAGCACTACACCAACAGAAACGGCTATGCCGCCAAAACGGCTGCCGGGTTCGGGCGAACGGCGGAGCACCATGCCAACAATCAGCACAATGATCCCCAAAATTGCGATAAACATAATTTAAGGGGTTAAGGTTATTTCTGAGGGTTTTTTAAATCCTTCAGTAGTTTTATTTTAAGTATAATAAACAGGGCGGCTACAAATATGCCACCCATAATAAACTCGTACCGTGCATGCTGGTAACCCCAATAGGCAATAACCGCGCATATAAATATACCAATAGTATATAGCACGTTTAAAAATAATTTTACGCCCATTAGTATACTTGCATAGTTGGGTCAATCTCCTGCGCCCAGGCGGTAATGCCACCTTGCAGGTTATATAAGTTAGTAAAGCCCTGCGCCTCTAACTGCATAATAGCTACTGCGCTGCGTTTGCCGCTGCGGCACATTACCACCACAGGTTTGTCTTTCTCAATTTTATCGGTTTCAATTAATATGCCGCCTAACGGTATCAGCGTGCCGCCCAGGTTCGACATCTCATATTCAAAGTCTTCGCGTACATCTACTAACTGAAAATCCTCGCCGTTGTCAATTTTATCTTTTAACTCCTGTACTGATATTTCTTTCATCGTTATTAAATTTATGATAACTCAAAGGTATAGTTTTGTTATATTGGTTGTACAATATGAATGTTAAATTGCTTGGTGGTGATATTAAGAAACAGCAATGCAGACTTGTATACTGATAAATAATCCACAGGCGGGACAAGGTATCAAAAAAAAGACCGGATCAACTCTCGCAGTTAATTCCGGCCCTACATCTACCTATGAAAAACAGCCCTTTGGAGGGCATTAAATCTAATCCAATTGTTATGCCAGTTAAATAACCCGGGCTATTTTAGCCAAAACAGCCATTTAATTGAGGAATACTTAATACCCCATGGGAATTACTTCCCCAAAGCGAGTATTTTTTAACTCATGGGAAATGTTATTAATCAATAATTTATAGCGGATGGGGCATGATGTTTTATAAATAACTGAGATAATAGAAACCAACTGCTATAAGCTTTGTTAACTTTTATTATGGATCACAATGTATATCTGTTAGCTACCGACCCGAAAAACCCTTGTCGGGACGTTATACACTCGCGGGATACTGGGTTAAAGGTTAATGTATTTTGTATTGATAAGGACCGCTTTGATCCGAACACTAACGAGATACAGTTATATGGTTATGCCCATGGTAAATTATATGCTTTTGAAACCATTAACGTTACCCCTGACGATGCGCTCGACGTAATTGATGCCATACAGTGGTACGCGGGCTATATTGATTTCCCTGAAATGGAAATATTGCCTGAAGATCCCCGGATAGGAAAAAATATAGCGATGTAATTTCCTGAAAAAATGAATTTTTAGTGAAGAATCGCTTTTCTGTTCATTAAAAATAGTTTTCCTGTTAAACATTCCTTAGTATTGAGTGTCCTAACCAGGAACCTAATTATTTCCCCTAAGTGAACCCTGCTTTAACTTTGGCAACCCATACCGGTATTATCTGTGGTGATGTTCGCCCCGACCTGTTACGTGATGAAACCCTGGCGCAAATGTTCAGGCAAAGCGCCATAGCATATGCCGCTAACATTGCCCTTATTTTTGAAGATAAAAGTATTACTTACGCGCAACTTGACCGCTGGAGTGATGCCATAGCGAACTTTCTTATCCAAAATGGGATTATCCCCGGCGATAAAATTGGCATATGGCATAAACGCGGTGTAGAACTACATGCAGCCATATTGGGTATTATAAAAGTGGGAGCAGCTTATGTACCCATAGACCGCGAACAACCAGCCGAACGGGTGGAACTGGTAATGACTGAAGTAGGTGCCGCAGCTTGCTTTAGCGAAGACTTGCTGAATTTAAGTTGCCCTATCTTTACGGTAATACCAATGCCATCCGGCGATGAGCTGGTAGCGATCAGTGACGGCCCTATACCCGAAAATAACGCGTATGTACTGTATACATCCGGCAGTACCGGCAAACCTAAGGGAATACCTATCAGTCATCGCAATATTTGCCATTTGGTAAGGGCCGAGCAAAGTGTGTTTAACATTACTGCTGCCGACCGTGTTTACCAGGGCTTCTCGGTATCGTTTGATATGTGGTGCGAAGAAACCTGGATAAGTTATTTAGCCGGCGCCACTATTTGGGTTGCCGATAATACCACATCAAAATCTATCGACGAACTGGCTGATATATTAAAGCAACAGGGCATTACCATATTACATGCTGTGCCGAGTTTACTGGCGGTTATGGATGATAATATCCCCACGCTGCGGTTAATAAACGCGGGCGGCGAGGCTTGTACTAAACAGGTATTGAACCGATGGGGCGCTAATCCTAATCGTGCGTTTTACAATAGCTATGGCCCCACTGAAACCACGGTGACCGCAACCATAGCCCGTTTGCACCCTGGGGATGAAATTACCATTGGCGACCCATTGCCAAATTATAACCTTGCAGTAGTAGATGAAAACCTGAACCAGGTACCACAAGGCGAGCAGGGAGAATTAATTATCAGCGGGCCCGGACTGGCCGAAGGCTATGTGAACCTGCCGCAGCTAACCCGTGAGAAATTTGTAGATAAACCTGCCGGGTTAACCGATATGCCCGGCGATAAAATATACCGTACCGGCGATGCCGCCCTGATAAAACCCGATGGCACCATTGATTTGCAGGGCCGTTTTGACGACCAGATAAAACTGCGCGGCTACCGGATAGAGTTGGGTGAGATTGAAGTGCGCCTAAACGCTATCGACGGTATCTCATCGGCGGTGGTAGCCGTGAAAAAAGACGCCGGCGACCAGGAGCATCTGGTGGGTTATATTGTGCTGAAGGACATGCTTTGTGTGGAAGAAAATTTGATACGCGCAGAGTTAGGAAAAGTACTGCCATCGTACATGGTGCCATCGGTAATTGTAACCCTGCCCGAGATGCCCCGCATGCCCAGCGGTAAAATTAACCGCAAGGCCTTGCCTGTACCCGAACAACTATCGGCATTTGACGATATTGCCACGGACGATACACTGGATATGAACGCGCCAATTGAAGTGCGTTTTTATGCCGTGCTTAACAAAATATTCCCTGGTAAAACTATCGACCCCGAACAAGACTTTTTTAACGATCTGGGTGGGCATTCGCTACTGGCCGCGGCTTTTGTATCGCGCCTGCGCAGGGATGCCGGCATGCCGCAGGCATCGTTAAAGGATGTGTACATGCACCGCCCTCTAAAAGTATTGGCCGCCAACTGGGAGGAAAAAGTTATTGCCGAACAACAACCGCGCGAGTTTAATAAAGTGAAAAGCTGGCGCTATTATACCTGCTGGGCTGCGCAAACGCTATCGCTGATGATCATATACGGGCTGTTTGCCATACAGGTGTTTATCCCCTACCTGGGCTATTACTATATAGAACAGGACATGGAAAGCAAAGTATACGCTATTGGTACAGCCCTTGGCCTATTTTGCCTTATCCCGCCATTTT belongs to Mucilaginibacter boryungensis and includes:
- a CDS encoding Pls/PosA family non-ribosomal peptide synthetase; translated protein: MNPALTLATHTGIICGDVRPDLLRDETLAQMFRQSAIAYAANIALIFEDKSITYAQLDRWSDAIANFLIQNGIIPGDKIGIWHKRGVELHAAILGIIKVGAAYVPIDREQPAERVELVMTEVGAAACFSEDLLNLSCPIFTVIPMPSGDELVAISDGPIPENNAYVLYTSGSTGKPKGIPISHRNICHLVRAEQSVFNITAADRVYQGFSVSFDMWCEETWISYLAGATIWVADNTTSKSIDELADILKQQGITILHAVPSLLAVMDDNIPTLRLINAGGEACTKQVLNRWGANPNRAFYNSYGPTETTVTATIARLHPGDEITIGDPLPNYNLAVVDENLNQVPQGEQGELIISGPGLAEGYVNLPQLTREKFVDKPAGLTDMPGDKIYRTGDAALIKPDGTIDLQGRFDDQIKLRGYRIELGEIEVRLNAIDGISSAVVAVKKDAGDQEHLVGYIVLKDMLCVEENLIRAELGKVLPSYMVPSVIVTLPEMPRMPSGKINRKALPVPEQLSAFDDIATDDTLDMNAPIEVRFYAVLNKIFPGKTIDPEQDFFNDLGGHSLLAAAFVSRLRRDAGMPQASLKDVYMHRPLKVLAANWEEKVIAEQQPREFNKVKSWRYYTCWAAQTLSLMIIYGLFAIQVFIPYLGYYYIEQDMESKVYAIGTALGLFCLIPPFFTLIAIASKWMLIGRMKEGDYPLWGSYYFRWWFVRTLQNLLPVQFLTGTPLYPVYLRWMGVKVAPDAQLSNLTIGAEDLLTIGADVSISSGVALNNAYVEDGWLKLRRISLGDHAYIGSSALIAGGAVMEEWAELQDLSYLQAGKTIKPGEVWQGSPAVLKETKSLADMPQPIPVSEGTMRRYKLVFALSVFAFPFIILTPLIPTIITVNNLDNAAPDYNFNYLVNVPALAALYIALFAAETILLTRLLQYKVKPGKYPVYSWFYVRKWFTDQLMSLSLVVMHPIYATVYIGTFFRALGAKVGKNTEVSTASSATHPLLEIGDDAFIADAVTLGEADIRGQQLVLAKTTINSRSFVGNSALIPQGYSLPSDMLIGVLSTPPTPEQMADNNARDWFGSPAIAIPRRQESNAFDVSLVSRPSWKRKIARGMVELIRIILPESAIICFSILFIAYGHDIIVDKSFFEGLFWFPIYYLGLMGIPAFLLTVVLKWIFIGKYKAEQKPMWTWKVWRSEAITTTYEALAVPFLLEYLQGTPWLPLALRLMGMKTGKRVWLNTTDFTEHDMIEIGDDTAMNEDCGPQTHLFEDRVMKIGYVKIGERVNVGARTIILYDSEVGNDNHIEPLSLVMKGERLAPGTNWAGSPVNAV